tccccgcgcccaccgcggccgtattcattctcccatctcccaaggcgagttttcactcacccgtttctttttgtcttctgatttttcttctgcctcagcgagatcccgtcgcgccccccccgccattccaagtccggccggtctgaggccgaggagacggtgaccgcggaggcccggaggcgggaagctgaccggcgagaagccacggaccgcctccgggaagccgaggaggctgcccaggaggccgtccgggtttgccaggctgaggaggccgctcgggaggaggccagactccgccgggccggggagtccgtccgggaggcagaggcggcgcgcacgccaggcggcctgtcaagcccccgacccgactccgcccgaggtgacgacgacttccgaggccacccacgacgaggccgcgggcgcgccgctcgggcccgacccctcgggcgacgcttgggacgagccagctccgggggacgcccccgagtccggcacgtcgatcagcgggccgagccgcgcggcacccacaccgaggcggctctcccctctgccttccgctgccccaccgagcgcggagcccctcctgcaggccttggccgccacgaacaccacggtgttggacgggttaagtgcccagatggaggtcctacaggcagagcgggcggaactcgacgcggcgtgggcgcgcgtcgaagaggggcggcgctcggtggaggccatggtggaggcgggccgcaaggcacaccgccggcacgcctcagagctcgaggcccgtcgtagggacctggcggagatcgccagggaggtggaggaggagcgggagactgtcctcatcgccaccgccgtgctcaacgaggcgcgggacgacctccgcctccaatacgggagccgggcggtggagctagagaagaagctcgacgccgcccggggagtacttgacgccgccgctgcccgggaacagcgggcggcggagaacaAGGCGGCGTCCAGGCAGCGcaaagaggcccttgaggctcgcgccacggcgctggaggagagcgcccgcgccctggacgcgagggagagagggctagcggaccgcgaggccgtcgtcgccacccgggaggcaacactggcgTCGCACGAGGTCGCCTGCGCCGAaaaggagtccgcactccgcttCCGCGAGGACGTGCTCACCGAGCGGTGGCGAGCTCTcaaggaggccgaggccgcggcgcagcggctggcggatagcctgtccctccgcgaggcagcgcgggaggagcaagCGCGCCGcgatctggaaggcgcccgcgccgagggGGCCgtactggatcagcgggccgctgagctcgaggcgcgggcgaaggagctggatgcgagagcgcacagcggcggggcggccgcgggccatGGCGAcccagccgcccgcctcgcagctgccgaacacaccatcgccaagctgcagggcgcgctggactcgtccgccggggaggtcgaggccctccgcttggcgagcgaggtagggcccggcatgcttcgggacgccgtctcccatCTAGACCGCgtcgggcggcaggcgggcctctagGGCGGGCGGtgcgcgaagtacgccgccaaccaggggggtctcgcccagcgcctctcagagatggccggggccctccggcggctccccgaggagctcgaggagacgatcaagtcatcctcgagggacctcgcccggggggcggtggagctcgtactggcaagctaccaggccagggaccctgacttctccccgtgggcagcgctggaagagttccctcccggaaccgaggatggcgcacgcgcgcaggtccgggacgccgccgaccacatcgtccacagcttcgaaggtacggcccctcggctcgcgttcgccctcgactccgacgaggagggcggtgacggtggtgcggacgacagcgacgacgaggctggtgacccgggcgcgtcggagtgagcccccaggcccccgccaatcttaaatagctttttctttcttcttccgaggccttcgggcccccttcttgtatagactaatttaatctgcaatcaaataaagaggaaatttctgtgtcaattctatttgttgtgtgtatgagacgaggatggtctgtgccgcggtccttctgtgtcttggcttgaacaagggctcgtgcccaggtcccagcctcaaacggcgcgggtcggggctagtgcctggggagatccacgtgtcgagactggccaggccgggagcgtggtgaccgagggttatggatgacccgattgtgggcctttgccgattcccccccggagttcaccacgccccggggcatggctcggttctgggccccttttggcgattttagccggcctgggccaccgagggcaggatcgagcacgagcgtgctaattcaagccaagattctttaaaaggaaacaatggcacagacacagtccttaggaaatcgaaaatgcttttattgaaatacggaagagaaaaaagataagtatatgcatgtggtagcccccggccaaccctgcatgcccgggggggtgcggggttggcccgagcccgagacctgacacccgacccctactaggggtagaagcgacgaaggtgttcgatgttccacgggttaggcagctctgtgccgtcgcccgtggccagccgaacggagcccggccgggggacgccgatcactcgatacggaccctcccacattggtgagagcttgctcagttcagcacgcgtttggacgcggcgtaggacgaggtcgtcgacgcagagtgatcgggcccggatgtggcgctgatggtagcgccgcaggctctgctggtagcgcgcggctcggagggccgcgcgccgccttcgctcttccaagtagtcgaggtcgtctctgcgaagctgatcttgatcagcctcgcaacaCATGGTGGCCCGatgggacctcagggtgagctcagatgggaggaccgcctccgcgccgtagacgaggaagaaaggcgtctccccggttgctcggcttggcgtggttcggttcgcccagagcaccgctggcagctcctcaATCCACGAGTcaccgtgcttcttgaggatattgaaggtcttggttttgaggcccttgaggatttccgcgttggcgcgctccacttggtcATTGCTTCTgaggtgggcgggggaggcgaagcagagcttgatgcccatgtcttcgcagtagtcaccgaagagctcactagtgaactgggtgccgttatccgtaatgatacggttaggcaccccaaaccgagcagtgatgcccctgatgaatttaagcgcggagtgcttatcgatcttgatgaccggataagcctcgggccacttagtgaacttgtcgacagcgacatacagatactcgaacccgcccggggcccgcctaaacggacccaggatatcgagcccccagacagcaaatggccacgaaagaggtatggtctgcagggcctgggccggctgatgggtttgcctggcgtggaactggcacgccctgcaccaccggaccaggtcgaccgcatcgttgagagccgtcggccaatagaaaccctggcgaaaggccttgccaaccaaggtgcgtgaggcggagtgggctccgcactcgccttcatggatatcggcgagaagctcgacgccttgttcccgaggaatgcacttcaggaggactccgttagccgcgcgccgatagagggtcccttccactagcacgtagcgcttggagatgcgctggacgcgttcactctcttcgcggtcctcgggtagagtcttatctgcgaggtacgcctggatctcagcgatccaagcaatcaatctaagggagctgggagcgctcccctcgggtcccgaggcctggactccgacgggcctcgggggccgttcaggcgcgtccgtctcccctagggggtcgggtcacgccgacggctgggcaagcctttcttcaaaggcgcccggtggggtctgggctcgcgaggaagcgagccttgagagttcgtcggtgaccgcgttatcccgtctgggcacgtgccgaagctctatcccatcgaaatggcgctccatacgccgcacctggcgcacgtaagcgtccatctgcgggtcagagcaccggtactccttacagatctggttaacgaccagctgggagtcgcctaacaccaggaggcggcggatccccagtccagctgccaccctgagtcccgcaaggagtccctcgtactccgccatattgttggtcgcccgaaagtcgaggcggaccaggtatctgaggacgtctccgctcggtgaggtcaacgtgacccccgcaccggcgccctgaagagacaaggagccgtcgaactgcatcacccagtaggcggtgtgaggcagctgcgaggggcccgaggtggcctcgggggcggagacgggctcgggagctggggtccactccgccacaaagtcggcgagggcctggctcttgatcgcgtggcgtggttcaaagcgcagatcgaattcagagagttcgattgcccatttcaccacccgtccagtaccctctcggttatgcaagatttggccgagggggtaagacgtaaccaccgtgacccgatgcgcctggaaatagtggcgcaacttcctcgaagccatcagaatagcgtaaagcatcttttGGGCCtaagggtatcgggtcttggcgtcccggagggcctcgctaacgaagtagacgagccgctgcacctttcggcggggccgatcctcttcgctaggggccgtatctccagggcgctcttcgtccgagagggCACGCGGGtagcactcggcttctgtgccgacgacctcggggtcaaagggcgacaggcgcggccctCGCGCAGTGGCCCCgaggccgtcctgggggtcgggggcgcctggcaccgtcggacaagcaggcggagggccagctccggccgtcgggggccttaggccaccgttcggctcgggggcctctcctccctgctctttctcgggtcgagtcgacacagggtggggatgcgtggagtgagggttgtcctcgtcgcgctccacgaccaacgccgcgctgaccacctgcggggttgccgccaggtagagtagcaacggctcatctggctccggggcgaccaggacagggggagaactgaggtacgccttcaactgagtgaggacccgctcagcctcctccgtccaggtaaacggcccggagcgtttgaggagcttaaataggggtagcgccttctctcccagcctcgatatgaaccgacttagggcggccatgcagccggtgacgcattgcacatccctaagcttgttgggggggcgcatccgctctatagctcgtatcttctcggggttggcctcgatgcctcgggcagagaccaagaacccgagaagcttgcccgcaggcacgccgaacacgcacttgtcggggttcagctttatgcgggcggagcggagactttcgaaagtttccgctagatccgagagtaaggtctcttggttgcgcgttttcacaaccaagtcatcaacataggcctcaacattacgtcctatttggctacccaaagaaattcgagtagtacgttgaaaagtaggacctgcattctttaacccgaaaggcattgtcgtataacaataagttcctatgggggtaatgaatgcagttttttcctcatcctccctagccatgcgaatctgatgataaccagagtatgcatctagaaaacacaaaaggtcgcaccctgcggtggagtcgacaatctgatctatgcgtggcagggggtaagggtccttaggacatgccttgttaaggtcggtgtagtcgatgcacatccgaagcttgccgttcgccttgggaacgacgaccgggttcgccagccactccggatggatgacctcacgaatgaatccggcctccagaagtcgcgccacctcctcgcagatgaaggcttgacgtttcggggcctgccgccgcactttctgccggaccggccttgcgcccggccgcacggcgagacggtgctcaatcacctccctgaggaccccgggcatgtccgccggtctccagtcgaagacgtcggcgtttgcccgcaggaaggagacgagcgcgtcttcctatttgtcgtccagaagaccaccgattcgtgtggtcttggacgggccgtcgcccagggcaacctccttgaccgggacctcgtcgcacgtgatcatccgctgcttcggggcggctgggacggaggtgctgagcctctcgtcgccacccgcgggcttggacgccgcggcgaggtggtccgcgcgctgctccatacaagcaagcgtgactttgaggtcgccatggacggtgatggggccaccggggcccggcatcttcatctggagataggcgtagtggaccgccgccatgaacttcaccaacgcgggcctccccaggaccgcgttgtagggcagactgaggtccgccacatcaaagttcacccgctccatGCGGAAGTTGGCagaaccaccgaaggtgaccggaaggtcgatatgacctagcggccaagtgtgccccggcgtcacacc
The Oryza sativa Japonica Group chromosome 6, ASM3414082v1 DNA segment above includes these coding regions:
- the LOC136357008 gene encoding uncharacterized protein → MRPTRGAHGTEKKLDAARGVLDAAAAREQRAAENKAASRQRKEALEARATALEESARALDARERGLADREAVVATREATLASHEVACAEKESALRFREDVLTERWRALKEAEAAAQRLADSLSLREAAREEQARRDLEGARAEGAVLDQRAAELEARAKELDARAHSGGAAAGHGDPAARLAAAEHTIAKLQGALDSSAGEVEALRLASEVGPGMLRDAVSHLDRVGRQAGL